DNA from Triticum aestivum cultivar Chinese Spring chromosome 7D, IWGSC CS RefSeq v2.1, whole genome shotgun sequence:
ctttttcgtacagaaatgagctccaccgtgtacccgcgcgggtgtggttgggaaagagacgggagtacgtgcgccgtgcatgcacctcttctcttcgtgcacgtcccccacctacgtgggtgtgtgtgagagatacaaaccgcgttcgtgagtgttttttgttttggggtgggggtggggtgggggttgatttcgtgaattatttgtgggaatatgtgtcgatgacatctcaaacaattttttgcatgcaatgtgtgtgaaatggaggcctatccatatcatacatagagggtcgggcaatccacgagaagagagggaggggtcatagctatcgatagagtcgaagagaggatcaagtgggtgggtgcgagatcgatgcaGAGAGCCATcggaattgtgtgtgtgtgcaagtcaaagatatagggcgactggcgtaccggaatgttagagggcacatgtcaagtttgtgtgtggcagggagacatgactagagcgctcgatgtatcggtgtgtgggggggaggggtggggggaggggtaggcagaggcctaactatagaggtagaacgactcgtatatgtgttgagaaggagagatccagctatgtcttgagggagatcggtccacatccatacataactgaaggacgggaaatatgatgggacagagagagagaggagagagagagggagggagaggggtagagtgctggatgggtgatggagttgcttctcgaagatggtgggagaggcctactagacaaactgagggtggaactgcaatgttatcaataagagtggggatgtgtttctgtgtgtgcctgtgcgtgatagatctgtcgggacgcatccatggatgatgaaggggaaccatgtgtttggtaagcaaacctaactagatcgatagatcaattgttgtttgtcggaggaagggagagacacaactaatgaggtagatcgattgacgtgtgggtaaaaacgagttataaggacctagctagctagatgtatagcgagagatctgtcggtgtacgtccatttgttataggcaaataaggcccagcgagacggatagacagagagaatggagctaggaggtgatgcgagaggcccaactactagctagatagggggaggagtgtgtggttgtgagatcgatgaaaagaggggcgagagtttacacgtgtgtctgaccgtatgagagacacgaggcaaggacacataaaggaggagattgaaggtgtgtgtgtatgttgtaggcaggcatcgctggagaggtttatcgatcggtgtgtgtcggaaaggagttgtggagactctgggagaacgacctaaagagaaaaatcaatgcgcccggtggatagaatgccgagggagggggagggcgaggagggcgtgtgcatgcacgagagaaagttagtggtagctacaaaggttagaggattgtgtgggtgtaagagactaacaaagatcataatttgatatgaaagcggattcatatatttgaataggagatcatagtgttttaaacattgcatgcatgaatatagcggtgatacacgtgttgtgcacatgttataccataatgtgataatgcatggcgtttgcaactcacagctaaatgccgaacaatctaaaccatactatacatcaaacaatctcacattttatttgaatttgtgataatgtgtggcgtttgcagcttacaactaaatatcgaacaatctaaacaatactatatatcgaacattctcacattttatttgaatttgtggtaatgtgtggtgtttgcaactcacatctaaatacttgtaggcgtagggggcggggcaccatacataatgtgataaacacattatacatatgagacatggtttagattatgaagatctagctagagctagaaatgtaatgtgatttgaaatcaaaataaagtggattcaaaaaatctagttcgagttcatatagtacacatagttcatatgtaactcgagactaatcatgtggtgtgctgtgaagataatacacaaacgatggtttaacttgacaataatgatgattgtagatcttattaaaacagagaaacgaattcaaatgctttgacttcacaacaatcattactgtagatcttattcaaatagagaaatgaattcaaatttagttcatattgaagcggtagtatatacatttcgaatgcactaaaacgttcatttgagtagtaggttgcatgcattatacacgtagcgaaatattttaattgaacataacatgaattcaaagttttgaatgacatttgtagtgcgcattgatttggtatagtacacgttaggcttgtccggaaatttcaacccgcgccttgttagcccgaaatatttaagatatatctttgtctcgttctgctccaacaactccctccatctcaacccgcgccttgctattccgaaattacaacgcgcgcgaaaactcccacctcctgtgaaatcccgacacgcgaaatgcccgtggtacccctgaatcgaaagaaccgcctcaaatcggtgggggtactttcgtaacttaccccacatttcggacaagcgcgtctctaagccatggttccccactgccatcccatccgcccacccattcgtacaccgaggccgcgaaaacccacgacgaaaccccacacccagctccgtccgccacccagccgaagcctcttccccgacaacgtcgtccacagcaacacctcgatgtccctcatccaccgcaccggatgaggatccgtcgtcgatctcatcgtcccaccggttcagccaccccgtcctccacctccaaggagctgccccgacgttcccctcgtctttcgcaccacctccattcccacaccgccatcttcacctgcaccaccggaagagcatcatcatcaccgtttcctcggatgaagctgcggcctaatcggcgccaccaaagaggttgtacactaatcgccgcattttcttcttgattcgatctcacggtgctgccggcgctcggtcctgagccgacacggcgcggctccatccacggcggcgtcgctggccacttcctccacggcgtcactccctcggcggcgacgtccacatcagtaggagctgctgctgctttagctctcgctcgcgctgctgctctactcttgctctcggtcccctgcctggtctgctcttgctattgctcttgctcgcgctgctgctctcgctcttgctcttgctcttgcttgcgatgctgctccgatttagctacacttcagtcgactgaatcgacttttgggtcagtcgattttcagggggtggggggctcgccggggtgaaggaagaaccagccgcggcggggagggggctcgccggagaggtaccccactatctatcttagggttcaggatgggggcggtggtcgccggtggtggcggggcgttggcggggcggtgacgtggggatcgccggagaaaaagctcggcacgggggggcctagagggatggccggggcggcggcggaccggcggtggggagtgttttcggggcgggcggggcggcgcaccgccggccgcgggcggcggggggctgctgtttggccggtggtggctggcggctcaggggggtggaggttgaagatgaaccgcaggcccttgattccatatccaacggctgcaaaatcgactgaccaaagatgaaaaagtcagtcgaccgacgcgtagcctcaccttgctagtgcgttcagtttcgacagcaaaattcagtttcgacagcaaaattcagtttcgacaacaaaattcagtttcgacagttaagttcagtttcgacagttaagttcagagatgagcggctgatgtattttacatctagcactttgtggttatgtattttacatcatgtattggagatgctattagaattccactcaggttaacgttgttccttgtctctcttgtcctgcttcagcctcggcgtcgtacaactcaccggagctgctccaacgacgaaaccctccatcacagcagagcagtacctcgggctccatctccaggcgcctaagatcttcttcccctcctccgacagcaaagtcggccggagcatcctcaccggccaacccaatcacgttgagatcgacatggcttcgccaaagaggttgtacacttgttgcatctcttttttactctacatgttatatatcttgtccactgagcacacggatttgttcctttagtgtctccttgaaagaaaaaacgtaggaattttaattttcacttgtcctccttttcaaattcctattcatgaagcacaagactaagagatagtagcataatagcattataaccgtacattttcttgtggtttgacttaatctcaccatgcttctttgcatcctatgatcttccaattgttgtgaatcaaacacccagattggcagaaatcctgtgtttttaaattctctgttttgcacgtgcattcctatcctattcctgtctatttcctatccctgcactgttggaatcctccaattcaaacgagcccttacagaattacttctcttacagatagttgtcaaagaaaaccttgcgtggtttgtcccactcctgctgcgccgtcatccaccccagctcagctgctccaacgatagaagggtccagcacagcagggatccggcctccagactgtctttcgccgcctcagatcttcttccccaccgctggcagccatgaaaactgcattaccatcatcaaccgggcagatgacctcgaggactacacgggtccgcaagagaggtcgcactctttcgtgtctgcttacgttatgcatcgcttaatattacatgctactttatcgtcctgttcaccgattagactctgagtcagctccaaactaatggtcaaacttgagtttttaaatggttgtggggtacatatcggggccgctatcaatagtatctatctactatctggttaatctccggtgtctactatgagtttcatgttgggtgggaaacaaacagtaaagaagccattatctgtattttttaactgaagccattatctgcctgctattattggttttgggtctatccacatgttgctaccatcactctggatttctgcatgcactccttacataatctcactatgttttattcctatgcatgacagttattgtaaacaatggaactgaacatgtagagcaaaagagacgagccttgcgtggcaataaaatttcatgccgacgtcgctccatggtaggcgcaaaggcaaccccccccccctccacgcatttcggattgtaaccgagaggaagatatctgttctgggggggattcagaaggagaagacaactcctatttacccccctgaagtcttcgctctaacttggcatgctgatgttggttatatcatgcatatggtgtcttgcattgcttactttatacatcaaatatgtcatctgcttagtttagacatcctttgtgcgaatgccatctgtttagtttattcatcgttgatgtgaattatgcaacgccgtcttgtttagccaggcatcatatatgtgaattttgcaatgccatcctgcttagccagtcatcttatatgtaaattatatcaggccatcctttttttcattacatattacatttgtcaacaatgttagtacattcaactgctcttcgtgtgcatcagccatttgacacggtgatggcaaattctggagtgaaaacaaggtcttcagagcagactatgctatctgacgaagcgcatatctcgctggttacggatagctcctcagaggaggattcagagacagatgaccagtcctattcccccccccctccgaggtgtatgctctaacttggcagggttatgttgctcatatcgtgcgtatggtgtctcgcattgctatgtcatttgattagtttagacatgctttgtgtgaatgccacatgttcggtgtctaattaccatatatgtgaattatgcattgccatcttgttgcaagacattatatatgtgaattatacaatgctatcttgttgcaaaggcattatatatgtgaattatgcaatgccatgttgtctagccaatcatcatgtatgtgaattatatcatgctatcatttttttgtccTGTCATCCCACCTCGGACAGAGATCAGGTGACATGCATCTTTGCATGTCACCGTGTGCCTTGCGGcccgaattcaaatttaaacattacgaaaaaatctgaaaaaaattatgcatgttcacagcacatattaagataacccctaaaaaattcagatcaaaattcgaaacatataTCGAGAAGCAAAAAAGAGAAATTTGTCATGAATAGTTGCGAATGGTTCTCTGTATACTATTCACATCTgagtttctttttttttgcttctcgatgtatgtttcgaattttgatctgaattttttaggggttatcttaatatgtgctgtgaacatgcatgatatttttcagattttttcgcaatgtttaaatttgaattcggaCCGCAAGGCACACGGTGACATGCAAAGGTGCATGTCACCTGATCCCTGTCCTCCCACCTCTGGGTCGATTAGCCTCCCCCCTCCGTCGATATTCCTTGAACCTAACCCACCTCCCGCTTTCGGTTTTCCAAGGCTTTCCTCGCCTCAACCTCTCACGACCCCGCAGACAGCGCACAAAAAAGCCAACCGAAAAACCCGTCTGAAATATGCGGATGTGTCCCTCATTCTCGTTCGAGCAAAAACTATGCACTCCCTCGATCCATATGCATTGGCAGGCAGCCGCACCCTCTCCCTTTCCTACCCCTCGCCTCGCCTCGTACCCGGTCTTTTATAGGGTTCCAGTCTTACATATCCGACAACTCATGCTCCCTCGCTATTCACCCACTCTTGCATGCTCTGCGTATTCATGTTATACTCGTCGCCATTAATTTTGTGGGTGTGCTAAGGGAGACATATTTTTTTAGTAAATCGAAGCATAATATCAACCAATGTAGCGACAATGGAAGAGCCATGAAATTAGAAGACATGCTTTTTGAGGAGGTATTTTGCAAACATATTACCAAAGTTGCGATGGTAAACCAATAGGGCACATGTGTGGATCAAAGCTTGTGTTGTACGGATAAAGCCTCTGGTGACTCGATTAACATATTTTCAGTGTTTAAATATGCATTCCCGTAGTCGTAGGACAACCTTGCAACTCTCAAATACCTTTATATATTTGGACTTTCGGTGCATCACTCATAAACACGGATGAGGTAGTTGGACTAGCACTGATATTGATGGCAAAGACACTGCGTCACTTTGATTTGTAAGATTCTAAAAACTAGAGTTAGGAATAATGTGAAATCCTTCTAAAAGGGGAAATCATTTTGAATATTTTGAGATTTTGGTTTATTTAACTACATCACAAGCGGAACGGGAGGATTGTTTCCAGGTGGTTTGAGCGAATGAAAACACTCATATAAAATGTAGTGCCAAAGAATTCATAGGGGAAAAATTATGGGATGCGGTCACACAAATCAAAGAACTCATTTTTGCTAAAAACAAATAGGAAAATTTCTAATGATTCCAGTTCTTCAAGATTTATACGAAAATCCTTTTAATGTAGTAGGCCCTTAAAATCTATTGCTAGTGTAATTGAAATAGTTTGTTGACAATTTTATATCACTAATTGAATAAAAATAGCCCTTAGCACACACATACATATAGGCGATGTTGGAGGCAATCGCAAAATATGCTTATAAAAGAGTGGAGAGCAGAAGCCAACAGGTCCAGATGACTGATGTGGATATGGATGCTCCAAGTCTTTAGGGAAAATAGATAAAATGTGGAAGACGCCCCTGATGAAGATAAAAACCATTTAAGGAAAATAGATGAGAATCCCAAGTACGTTAAGTTTCTTTATGTGACCCAAAGGACACAAGCAGAGGCCCCGGATGGAGCTTCACATGAGTCCAAGAGCTAGTGGACTCACTTGGAGGTCTAGAACTCTGAGAGGCCTGGGTCTCCAAATGGCAGTTCAGGGTGGGACTCTGATGGGTCCAGTATACTATGGACTTGCCTAGAGGTTTGTGTGGCAACATCTCGGAGGCTCCGAAGCATGTCACATGAAATATAGCATGCAAATGTTTGAGTGGGCCACATATAAGCCACCCCTTCCTTCACAAAGGGGTACGGGTTGAGGCGGTgaaacacacatacacacacgcagACTCAACTATTATTGACCCACAAAAGCTTgagaaactcccccccccccatgCCCCAAATCATTTGTGCCAttggaagaaaagaaagagaacccCAATCAATGATTCAACGAAGCTAATTTTGAATCCCCTTTGAGGTCATCACATTGCATGTTACTCTTGGGGATTTAACATGCTGAATGGTGTTGCCCGACAGCTTCCAAATTTGGGCATCGTTATCCGGGTTACTTTGTGAAGATTGAAAGGCTTCCTTAAAGTCTACCACTTAGTGACTGAGCTCGAGCATTTTTTGGCTGAGATCAACAAAAAGAAGACAATCCTTTTGTGTCATGAAGTGCTTTGTTAGGCTCCCGCCTCTCTAAAAGAGATTAGCACCCGTTTCAAGAGCGCGAACTTGGGGACATACGTTTGTCTCTGACTTTGTAGTTATCATGTTCCCATGCTTCTTGCTAGATACCTTGTTTATCTTGTCATAAAAGGTGATCCACTTGTTGCGTGTTTAAGAGAACCACAATCCCATGATCACCAAAATCAACCAAGAAAGGTAAAAATGTGTAGTTGCCTATTCAACCCTATTGTAAACATATTTGGTCCTTTATGACCCCCTATTTTCTTGCAAGTAACCTTGTGAGCGGTGTAAGTGTTACTTGATATCAATAGAAGTTGCCATGGTAACTTTCTATTAATAAGAACACACGTGTTCATAGGCTGCAAATCCTATTGCAGGAAATACAAAGACACTTCGTATGCCTCTAGCGGCATGGACCCAACCAAGTAAACGTGGGAGGTTTTATGTCTTTTTCATTTTGCACCCTTTATTTTTATGATATTTTCCTTTATATCCTCACTTTTTTCAATCCCTTGTTTTATTTCACCACTTCCcatattttctattttctttcatTTGTTTGATTAATAATGAACTTCTTTTTGAGATATACGAATACCTTTTCGGAAGCCACAACCATCTATTTCCATGCATGGACATCTTCTTTGaaatatgtcattttataatagacacgtttttttattttgaaatatattttttgagaattttttatTTTGAAATAGATGAGCATTTTTAACAGGGTCAACGGGCCGTAGAATTGGCCGGTCCATTCGGGTGAGGCTTTTCTGGCGGAGCTTCTCTGCTCCTCCCGCTCATAGCCCAATCCAGGGCAAGCCCAGTGGCACGAAAGCGCCCGTGGTTTCCAGAAGGAATCCGGCGCAGGCGAGCCCAGCGCCCAAACCCGAACAGCAATATATCCCTTTCGTCTCGCGCACCCCCACCTCCCCTCCCGATCACCCCGTGCGTCGCCGTGCTTCTTCCCCGTCCACTCGCCGCGTcgccgtccgcctcctcctcctcacccactCGTCGCCGCGGCCGCCGTCCGCCGGCGTCGCGTCCCTGCAGGCAGACCGGAGAAGGTGAGCGACCGACCCCGCTCCCGCCCCTCTCGAGCTCCCACAAACCCTAGATCTAATCTCCCCCGCTCGCTCGTCCCCGCGGCGTCGACACCCAAACCCGGGCTCGGCCGCGAGCTCCAGATCTGCCGCTTTCTGCTCGATTGCTGCGACGGTCTGTTCGATTTTTCGCCTGCTTCGGTGAAATCTAATGGCTCTCGGTGTTGTTTTCAGGCAGGGGGGTCCGCTGCGATGGCGCGCGTGTACGTCGGGAGCCTGGACCCTGCTGTGACGGCCCGGGAGCTCGAGGACGAGTTCCGCGTGTTCGGGGTTCTCCGGAGGTTAGTCATCCGCCTTTGTTCTGGATTCTCCGCGATTATCACTGCCTCCGCTTGAATTGCACGTTTACGCGGTGAGAATCATGGGTGGAGGGTGAGCCATAACCTATGGCGGAACGGCCGACAGTTTTCAGGGAACGATATAATGCTTCGCCGATAGATGAGTTTGCGCACTGGCATGTTTTTCTTTAATTACAATCGAGTTTTCAGGTAGCAAATGGTGCTTGGATTATGCAGGTTCTAGAATTATAGCTGCTTATATCCATGATTTGGCTATCTTCTAGTATTATTTTTGTGATGGAGATTTTTGTTGTCATGCCACAGTTCGTGTAACATGGCTCTATAATTCTGGTATCCATCTGTGGATGCAATTTTGTTTATCATAATAAATAAATCTATGGGTGTATTCTAGCACGGCTGGTCATCCCTCGGTGAACTCTACCTTGTGTAATCTGGTCATCAGCTGCATATTGGACTAGTAGTTGGATACATCTCCAGAATATTTTTATGTCTATACTATACAGCACAAGATATGTGGCCAATTTACTGAATCTGAATTTTCTGTTCCGGACCACTGGGACAAGCCCTGAAATACCTCTAGAATTGCTTATTTTTCTGATGTGCTTTTGATGAACATATCACCTAAGCATAAATTTGTTACTTTCTGCCTGTGCTGATACAATTTGCTGGATGCTGATACAGTTTGCTTAATTTATTTTGTGGGAGCAGTGTATGGGTTGCAAGGAAGCCACCTGGTTTTGCATTTGTTGATTTTGATGACAGGAGGGATGCTCAGGATGCAATTAAAGATTTAGATGGTATGTGACCAGTGCTTTTGTGTGAACATGCTCCATCAAATGTACATGGAAATCTTCCTTATTCTGTGGTATATTGTAACATCGTTTGTTAGTTTTAGATCATAGGCTGTTTTATTCAGTTAACAGAGATGTCCATCATATCACATGGGTCTTTGTGACATTTGATTTTGTTCACTGAGCTTGTTCCAAGTTTTGCAATGATATTATTTTTACTTCTTAGGATTTGATGACTCCTTTTGGCTCTGTTATGCCATAATGACACATTTGCATATTCGTGACCCTGTCTTTTACATCTGCAGGCAAGAATGGTTGGAGAGTTGAGTTGTCTCGTAATGCCAGCAGTGGCCGTGGTGGTCGTGATCGATCTGGTGGATCTGAGATGAAGTGTTATGAGTGTGGTGAGTCTGGTCACTTTGCCCGTGAATGCCGTCTGAGGATTGGTTCTGGGGGCCTAGGCAGTGGAAGGCGTCGCAGCAGGAGTCGAAGCCGTAGCCGCAGTCGGAGCCCTAGATACCGCAGGAGTCCAAGCTATAGCAGAAGGTAATCAAATAGTTGTTAATGTTTTTCTTTTGAGACAATAGTTGTTAATGTTAcgaacatatatacttaaaaaaagTTCCTGTTATACTTTGCTGATATGTAGATTCATTACTATCacacatgatcatgcaaaggaTTAGTGACTAGCAGCAATATTATTGTTCTGCAATTTTGATCCCTGTGATGACATGATGAGCAATCTACTTCTCGTAGTGTTCCCTGATTTGTTTCAAAATTATATTGCGACATTAGTTATTGTTGTGTAAATATGCTGTTGGGGTGGCTATGGTACAGGCTACATGCAGTTCCAGACATTGTCTTCTGATTTCTACCTGTTAGATGTTAATCCTCCTGTATCGTTTCTCGCTTCATGGTTGAGTAGTAGACGTGGAAAAGGTGTTTGTAATTGCATGGAAGAATAGCAATTGGGTTATCTTTGCTCTCTTGTTTATTTTCTTGTACTTTGTGAAGTATGCTCAATGATGCCAATTGTGCAACTGCTAGATTTACATTGGAGAAGGTATGAACAATTTGGGATCGCTATTTTTGGTGCAGAACTACTTGAGCTTGTGGCTACATTAAGCTCCTCAATTTTCTTATGTTTGACATTGACATTTATCTACATCTACTTTCGCTTTTTTGAGTAGTCAAAGTTGGAAGGTTTTAGCGCATAAAAAGAATGCCCTATATACCAAATCTGTTGTTATTGTTTGTCACATTTGCTTCTTATGCTAAATCTGTAGCTATATTATATTATTACATGAAGAACAATAGATCTGATAAATAAAGATATGCTCTGTAAACAGAAGCTACAGCCGCTCTCCAAGGCGTCGTAGTGTGTCACCGGCTCGTGGGCGCAGTGTGAGCAGGTCACCAGTCCGTGGACGTGATGAATCTCCCGCCTATGGCAATGGGTAATGCATATCTCAGTAATTTTTTTGGCAGGTACTGATTTACCTTGAATGATTTCTACTGTATGTAATGCATCGTTACTCTTATGGTTCCAGGTATCGCCGCAGCAGGAGCTAGAGCTGTATGTTCTGTCTGGAGAGTGTTCTGTTGCAAATATTGCTCTATACCCGTCAGCTATGAACAGTGTCCTGTCCCCCATTTGAAACATCCGCCATCGACTGCTTGAGTTTGGTTAAGTTCCCCATAACTTTTACCGCCCTATTATGGTTGTGTTTGATTTTATCTCTAGATAAACTTATGGATTGGGTGTATCATTAACTAAGACCAGCTGTCTTTTCTTTTGTGTGTTAAAAAGGCATCGTCCTGCACTGCTTAAAAGCGTCGGCCGTCTTCGGCTTTGAGTTATGTCTACATGGTTTTGCTCTTCACTCTTCGTTCATCCCTCGCCCTCGCCTGCTCCATGCAAACTGCGTATTAGTTCCTGCAGGCGACCCCTCTGCGTCGCGTGTACTTCGATGAAGATGCTGCTCGTCAAAAAGCAGTAACGACATTTCTTCTTTTGCAAATTGGTAAGGTTTGATTGTGCTGATAAATGCAGCTTCTGGAAGTATTAGAAGCGCAAATTTCTTTGTAGGATGAGTCTCCAGAAGCTGCATCTGCTTGCTTCTCTGGGACTGACGGCAAGGTATTTAGTTGAATGGCCTGCACCCTTACCTCCGTGCCCCATGCCAGGTGATGAGGTCATCTGAGGGGCAATTATAGCTGGGTAAGTATTGCAGGAGGTGTAAGCCTGTCTAGACTGCGGTGCTGAGTTCGGCAGTTGGCGTCGTTCTTCATGCTCTTCGTTCTCAACTTATCCCTGACATGCTGCCTGCTGATCTTCCCCACATTCTGCTTTCTTCACTGCGCCTACGATTGAGCTCCTTGGTAGCTTATAGCTTCCAGTCACATTCCTCTGCTGTTGGATGCAACATATTGGTCAATAGGTTTATTCTAATAATTTGGTTGAGCCTGCATTTGTGAACCTGAATTTTCAGATCCTAGATTGTTCTGACATTGAAGTGTCAAGACATGTTATTTGACCTTGATCTGCTTTCTTTTTTCAATTTGTGCGAATGTTCCCTTGGCTATATTGGTCGGTATGCTTTGGTGGCCTCCTTGCAGCATGAAATAAGTCCCTAAGGATGTGGACTTTTTTGGGTGCAAAAGATGAAAAATGAGTGGCGTAGGTTGGCTGGCTTGAACTGTCAAACTCTCATTAGGAGAGACTAAATCTGCGTCGTCAGTTCGTTGCTAGAAGATGAACAAAGAGCCCCTTCTCCGGATTCTACTTTCTCCGCTATCTTCGGTAGCATCCGAGCCAAATATGTCACATCTGTCAGAATAAGACGATAGGTTTAACATCCAGTAATTGATTTTGCACTTGTAAACTTGACGTT
Protein-coding regions in this window:
- the LOC780658 gene encoding serine/arginine-rich splicing factor RSZ21A, with protein sequence MARVYVGSLDPAVTARELEDEFRVFGVLRSVWVARKPPGFAFVDFDDRRDAQDAIKDLDGKNGWRVELSRNASSGRGGRDRSGGSEMKCYECGESGHFARECRLRIGSGGLGSGRRRSRSRSRSRSRSPRYRRSPSYSRRSYSRSPRRRSVSPARGRSVSRSPVRGRDESPAYGNGYRRSRS